One Rhizoctonia solani chromosome 1, complete sequence DNA window includes the following coding sequences:
- a CDS encoding ribosomal protein L13 — MSQRIGPTALAYARTWHHVDASNRVLGKLAQRIAIVLMGKHKPIFDKGGKYQIGLDYVCVTNARKVIVTGRKADQIVYRHHTMYPGGLKEIKYKTMMERKPDEIIRQAVSGMLPKNRLRDRRLERLRIFEGPENPLQANIKKNWEVPQKGLTQVSS, encoded by the exons ATGTCTCAACGTATTGGTCCC ACGGCGCTGGCTTACGCGCGAACATGGCACCATGTGGATGCTAGCAACCGGGTCCTCGGAAAACTTGCTCAACGAATTGCGATTGTGCTTATGGGAAAGCATAAGCCGATATTCGATAAAGGAGGCAAGTATCAAATAGGGTTGG ACTATGTCTGCGTAACGAATGCGCGCAAAGTTATTGTCACTGGACGCAAGGCCGACCAGATCGTCTATCGACATCATACAATGTACCCTGGAGGTCTAAAGGAGATCAAGTACAAAACCATGATGGAACGAAAACCGGATGAG ATCATTCGTCAGGCTGTCTCGGGGATGCTCCCCAAGAACAGGTTACGAGATAGGCGGTTGGAGCGATTAAGGATATTTGAAGGACCTGAGAACCCTCTACAAGCAAACATAAAGAAGAACTGGGAGGTCCCTCAGAAGGGTTTGACTCAGGTCTCTTCCTGA